In a genomic window of Muntiacus reevesi chromosome 1, mMunRee1.1, whole genome shotgun sequence:
- the SEPTIN3 gene encoding neuronal-specific septin-3 isoform X6 → MSKGLPETRTDAAMSELVPEPRPKPAVPMKPVGINPNLLGYIGIDTIIEQMRKKTMKTGFDFNIMVVGQSGLGKSTLVNTLFKSQVSRKASSWNREEKIPKTVEIKAIGHVIEEGGVKMKLTVIDTPGFGDQINNENCWEPIEKYINEQYEKFLKEEVNIARKKRIPDTRVHCCLYFISPTGHSLRPLDLEFMKHLSKVVNIIPVIAKADTMTLEEKSEFKQRVRKELEVNGIEFYPQKEFDEDLEDKTENDKIRESMPFAVVGSDKEYQVNGKRVLGRKTPWGIIEVENLNHCEFALLRDFVIRTHLQDLKEVTHNIHYETYRAKRLNDNGGLPPGEGLLGTVLPPVPATPCPTAE, encoded by the exons ATGTCCAAAG GGCTCCCGGAGACCAGGACGGACGCAGCTATGTCAGAGCTGGTGCCTGAACCCAGGCCTAAGCCGGCAGTGCCCATGAAGCCTGTCGGCATCAACCCCAACCTGCTGGGCTACATCGGCATCGACACCATCATTGAGCAGATGCGCAAGAAGACCATGAAGACCGGCTTTGACTTCAACATCATGGTGGTTG GTCAGAGTGGACTGGGCAAGTCAACACTGGTCAACACCCTCTTCAAATCCCAAGTGAGCCGCAAGGCCTCCAGCTGGAACCGGGAGGAGAAGATTCCCAAGACGGTGGAGATCAAAGCTATTGGGCATG TGATCGAGGAAGGTGGTGTCAAGATGAAGCTGACTGTCATTGACACCCCGGGCTTTGGAGACCAGATCAACAATGAAAACTG CTGGGAGCCCATTGAGAAGTACATCAATGAGCAGTACGAGAAGTTCCTGAAGGAGGAGGTGAACATCGCCAGGAAGAAACGCATCCCTGACACTCGCGTCCACTGCTGCCTCTACTTCATCTCCCCGACCGGACACTC CTTGCGACCTCTCGACCTGGAGTTCATGAAACACCTCAGCAAAGTTGTGAACATCATCCCCGTCATTGCTAAGGCTGACACCATGACCCTGGAGGAGAAGTCTGAATTCAAGCAAAGG GTTCGAAAGGAGCTTGAAGTGAATGGCATTGAATTCTACCCCCAGAAGGAATTTGATGAGGATTTGGAGGACAAGACAGAGAATGACAAAATCCGG GAGAGCATGCCTTTCGCTGTGGTGGGAAGTGACAAGGAGTACCAAGTGAATGGCAAGCGGGTCCTCGGCAGAAAAACTCCCTGGGGCATCATTGAAG TGGAAAACCTCAACCACTGTGAGTTTGCCCTGCTCCGAGACTTTGTCATCAG GACCCACCTCCAGGACCTCAAGGAAGTAACACACAACATCCATTACGAGACCTACAGGGCCAAGCGTCTTAATGACAATGGAGGCCTCCCTCCG GGAGAAGGCCTCCTGGGCACTGTCCTTCCACCCGTGCcagccaccccctgccccactgcCGAATGA